One part of the Tachysurus vachellii isolate PV-2020 chromosome 6, HZAU_Pvac_v1, whole genome shotgun sequence genome encodes these proteins:
- the LOC132847219 gene encoding toll-like receptor 4 isoform X1 — MSRKDLDHTLQVNMIAFCINGGLLPVIFFILIQNGNGEECTKVLDLTRCQIQSIADDAFHNVNNVTTLILTGNPISYTAPNGLNSLHKLKRLVLVDTGLFSLNVQLNNLTKLQELNVGSNAIQSIALPRFMINFKDFCVLDLHANKISSLKVSHTTVLREMRGNITLILSINAILHVEPGAFKDIYLKELNIVGAFASFDTMRDGLKALRGLTVGKLLIGNYKLVQKISTSDADYFAGLCMIHFTEIYYYQKESSPSNGRIVHCMVNAMKITLKRGYMTDVEHVPFHQLKELYIGHQYLSVIPNLSHVNSLEKLVLVDNRILAFHGLSDMPKLQYVDLSRNQMILQGCCSLYFRNMRNVRHMNLSRNANIWFSAKPFYGLELIEELDFHHTNLDIIGQFGILQNLKCLKYLDISYTRITFSSYFIFHGLKSLKILKIAGNTFQRNVLNNLFENLTALEVLDMSHCGIDHISSKAFSNLQKLRQLLLSQNKLIILDFLTQPNLQSLTRLAVDQNSISVISLNTLQNIPANLSVFDISSNPFSCFCTKTDFILWIINNQKIFPQSNNILCKTLSSDSEIRVIDFDIEGCVHIRRLTIALCVFAVTFLVFVSLLTYKFQFYLRYGCILLRGYKASRQQEWSYDAFVIYSNKDESWVMDELVENLENGNPPIHLCLHVRDFEAGKAITSNIIDEGIMGSRKVIVVVSKHFIESSWCRFEFEVAQSWLVMQRSANIIIIILEDVEEEKSKKVFGLHKHLKNNTYLKWSGNPINNMTFWIRLRKAVIART, encoded by the exons ATGTCACGGAAAGATTTAGATCATACTTTACAAGTAAATATGATTGCATTTTGTATAAATGGAGGACTACTCCCTGTCATATTTTTCATTCTCATCCAAAATGGAAATGGAGAGGAGTGCACAAAG GTCCTGGACCTCACAAG ATGCCAAATCCAGTCCATTGCTGATGATGCTTTCCACAATGTGAACAATGTGACTACTCTGATTCTTACTGGAAATCCCATTTCATATACAGCACCTAACGGCTTGAACTCCTTACACAAATTAAAGAGACTGGTTCTCGTGGACACAGGCCTGTTCTCTTTAAATGTCCAGTTGAACAATCTCACCAAGCTTCAGGAACTAAATGTCGGAAGTAACGCAATTCAATCAATTGCCCTTCCGCGATTCATGATCAACTTTAAGGACTTCTGCGTACTGGACCTGCatgcaaataaaatatcaaGCTTAAAAGTAAGTCACACAACTGTACTGCGAGAGATGAGGGGAAATATCACGCTAATACTCTCCATTAACGCCATATTACACGTTGAACCAGGAGCATTTAAGGATATTTACCTGAAAGAGCTTAACATTGTGGGTGCTTTTGCTTCTTTTGACACAATGAGGGATGGTCTAAAAGCTCTCAGAGGTCTTACTGTTGGAAAACTCCTCATAGGAAATTACAAACTAGTCCAGAAAATAAGCACATCAGACGCTGATTATTTTGCTGGTCTGTGCATGATTCATTTCacagaaatatattattatcaAAAAGAATCGTCACCTTCTAACGGCCGCATTGTTCACTGTATGGTCAATGCAATGAAGATCACTCTAAAAAGAGGATATATGACAGATGTGGAACATGTCCCCTTTCATCAACTTAAAGAACTATACATAGGTCACCAATATTTATCAGTAATACCAAATTTGTCACATGTAAATTCATTAGAAAAGCTGGTGTTGGTTGATAACAGGATACTGGCATTTCATGGTCTGAGTGACATGCCCAAACTCCAGTATGTAGACCTAAGTAGAAACCAAATGATATTACAAGGTTGTTGTTCTTTGTATTTCAGAAACATGCGAAATGTTCGGCACATGAATCTAAGTCGTAACGCAAACATATGGTTCAGTGCAAAACCATTTTATGGTCTTGAATTGATCGAGGAATTAGATTTCCATCACACAAATCTAGATATAATTGGACAATTTGGAATCTTACAAAACCTGAAGTGTctaaaatatttagatatttcataCACTAGAATTACTTTTAGTAGCTATTTTATTTTCCATGGGCTTAAGAGTcttaaaatactgaaaatagCAGGGAATACTTTCCAGAGAAATGTATtgaataatttatttgaaaatcTAACAGCTTTGGAGGTTCTTGATATGTCACACTGTGGCATTGATCATATATCCAGTAAAGCATTCAGTAACCTCCAGAAGCTTAGACAGTTACTTCTTAGTCAAAACAAGTTAATAATTTTGGATTTTTTGACACAGCCAAATCTACAAAGTCTAACACGGCTTGCTGTGGACCAAAATAGTATTTCTGTAATCAGCCTTAATACGCTCCAAAACATACCAGCGAACCTCTCTGTTTTTGACATATCTTCTAATCCATTCAGTTGCTTCTGCAccaaaacagattttattttgtggataataaataatcaaaaaatatTTCCCCAGTCTAATAACATTTTATGTAAAACGCTATCATCTGATTCAGAAATTAGAGTTATTGACTTTGACATTGAAGGCTGTGTACACATCAGAAGGCTGACAATTGCGTTATGTGTATTTGCTGTCACTTTTCTTGTTTTCGTGTCTCTTTTGACCTACAAATTTCAGTTTTATCTGCGCTATGGCTGTATACTGCTAAGAGGTTATAAGGCCTCCAGACAGCAGGAATGGTCTTATGATGCCTTTGTTATCTACTCCAACAAAGATGAATCATGGGTAATGGATGAACTTGTGGAAAATCTAGAAAATGGGAATCCACCCATTCATCTTTGTCTTCATGTACGGGACTTTGAAGCTGGCAAAGCCATTACCTCCAACATTATAGATGAAGGCATCATGGGCAGTCGTAAAGTTATCGTGGTTGTATCTAAACACTTCATCGAGAGCTCCTGGTGTCGTTTTGAATTTGAGGTGGCGCAGTCCTGGCTAGTGATGCAACGTAGTgctaacatcatcatcatcattctagAAGATGTGGAGGAGGAGAAGTCAAAGAAGGTATTTGGACTTCATAAGCATCTGAAAAACAACACGTATCTAAAGTGGAGTGGAAACCCAATAAATAACATGACATTCTGGATTCGTCTTCGGAAAGCTGTGATCGCAAGAACTtga
- the LOC132847218 gene encoding toll-like receptor 4: MTVFCTAEGILPFIFFIFIQHGNAEECTKDIYDRHYSCEGRNLTYIPTSIPSSVEKLDFSFNLLPYLQKQLFPPLYDLQVLDLTRCQIQSIADDAFHNVNNVTTLILTGNPISYTAPNGLNSLHKLKRLVLVDTGLFSLNVQLNNLTKLQDLNVGSNVIQSIALPRFMINFKDFCVLDLHVNKISSLKVSHTTVLREMRGNITLILSSNPIMHIEPGAFKDIYLKELNIQSTFVSPDTIRDGLTALSGLNVGKILIGNYLVDKRIKISDADYLGGLCLINFKEIYFLQKEFSDSEINVYHCMVNATKITLKQGSTGAMHGSFHQLKELHIHFSQSPIILELSHLHMLEKLVVDNSKPLYLHGMNDLPKLQHVDLSENKLHLSDCCSTFFRGMPNIHTLNLSFNSIIYFSKNPFSGLDSLEILDVHFTKLRSINAQFKFFKSLNRLQYLDISYSDSTFLQTMAFRYLSSLKVLKMAGNNFQGDALSYIFKNVTTLEFLDLSNCGIQNIERRAFQSLSNLRHLFLSQNKLTLLDFATLPNLKSLTLLDVGTNNIFNIPLYVLQNLPKNLSNLVLLFNPIECSCSQIDFIIWIRNNQQLLQQSANISCKILSQDSGLRVIDFDIEGCVHIRRLTIALCVFAVTFLVFVSLLTYKFQFYLRYGCILLRGYKASRQQEWSYDAFVIYSNKDESWVMDELVENLENGNPPIHLCLHVRDFEAGKAITSNIIDEGIMGSRKVIVVVSKHFIESSWCRFEFEVAQSWLVMQRSANIIIIILEDVEEEKSKKVFGLHKHLKNNTYLKWSGNPINNMTFWIRLRKAVIARN, translated from the exons ATGACTGTCTTTTGTACAGCTGAAGGAATACTCCCcttcattttcttcatctttatACAACATGGAAATGCAGAGGAGTGCACTAAG GATATTTATGATCGACACTATTCATGTGAAGGAAGGAATCTCACCTACATACCTACCAGTATTCCTTCCTCTGTTGAGAAGCTGGATTTCAGTTTTAACTTGTTGCCTTATTTACAAAAGCAGCTGTTTCCTCCACTGTATGATTTGCAGGTCCTGGACCTCACAAG ATGCCAAATCCAGTCCATTGCTGATGATGCTTTCCACAATGTGAACAATGTGACTACTCTGATTCTTACTGGAAATCCCATTTCATATACAGCACCTAACGGCTTGAACTCCTTACACAAATTAAAGAGACTGGTTCTCGTGGACACAGGCCTGTTCTCTTTAAATGTCCAGTTGAACAATCTCACCAAGCTTCAGGATTTAAATGTCGGAAGTAACGTAATTCAATCAATTGCCCTTCCGCGATTCATGATCAACTTTAAGGACTTCTGCGTACTGGACctgcatgtaaataaaatatcaagcTTAAAAGTAAGTCACACAACTGTACTGCGAGAGATGAGGGGAAATATCACGCTAATACTCTCCAGCAACCCCATTATGCATATTGAACCAGGAGCATTTAAGGACATTTACCTGAAAGAGCTTAACATACAGAGTACATTTGTTTCACCTGATACAATAAGGGATGGTCTAACAGCTCTCAGCGGTCTTAATGTTGGAAAAATTCTTATAGGAAACTACCTAGTAGACAAGAGGATAAAGATATCAGATGCAGACTATCTGGGTGGACTTTGTTTGAtcaattttaaagaaatatattttcttcaAAAAGAATTTTCAGATTCTGAAATTAATGTGTACCATTGCATGGTCAATGCAACAAAAATCACTCTGAAGCAAGGCAGTACTGGAGCCATGCATGGCTCATTTCATCAGCTTAAAGAACTTCATATACATTTCAGTCAATCGCCCATCATACTGGAACTTTCACATCTACACATGTTAGAAAAACTGGTGGTGGATAACAGTAAACCATTATATCTTCACGGTATGAATGACTTGCCCAAACTTCAGCATGTGGATCTAAGTGAAAACAAATTGCATTTGTCTGACTGTTGTTCAACGTTTTTCAGAGGGATGCCAAACATTCATACTCTTAACCTGAGCTTTAATTCGATAATATACTTCAGCAAAAATCCATTCTCTGGACTTGACTCCTTGGAAATTTTGGATGTTCATTTCACAAAATTAAGGTCAATAAATGcacaatttaaattttttaaaagtcTTAATCGTTTACAATATCTCGATATATCATACTCAGACAGTACATTTTTGCAGACCATGGCCTTTAGATATCTAAGTAGCTTAAAAGTACTGAAGATGGCTGGGAACAATTTCCAAGGAGATGCACtaagttatatatttaaaaatgtcacaaCTTTAGAATTTCTTGACTTGTCAAATTGTGGAATTCAGAACATAGAGCGCAGAGCTTTTCAAAGTCTTTCAAATCTACGGCATTTGTTTCTAAGTCAAAACAAATTGACACTTTTGGATTTTGCAACTCTTCCAAATCTAAAAAGCTTAACATTATTAGATGTAGgaacaaataacatttttaacatcCCGCTTTATGTTCTGCAAAACCTACCAAAAAATCTCTCAAACCTTGTCCTGTTGTTTAATCCAATTGAATGTTCCTGTTCACAGATAGACTTTATTATATGGATTAGGAACAATCAACAACTACTTCAACAATCAGCTAACATTTCGTGTAAAATTTTGTCACAAGACTCAGGTCTTAGAGTTATTGACTTTGACATTGAAGGCTGTGTACACATCAGAAGGCTGACAATTGCGTTATGTGTATTTGCTGTCACTTTTCTTGTTTTCGTGTCTCTTTTGACCTACAAATTTCAGTTTTATCTGCGCTATGGCTGTATACTGCTAAGAGGTTATAAGGCCTCCAGACAGCAGGAATGGTCTTATGATGCCTTTGTTATCTACTCCAACAAAGATGAATCATGGGTAATGGATGAACTTGTGGAAAATCTAGAAAATGGGAATCCACCCATTCATCTTTGTCTTCATGTACGGGACTTTGAAGCTGGCAAAGCCATTACCTCCAACATTATAGATGAAGGCATCATGGGCAGTCGTAAAGTTATCGTGGTTGTATCTAAACACTTCATCGAGAGCTCCTGGTGTCGTTTTGAATTTGAGGTGGCGCAGTCCTGGCTAGTGATGCAACGTAGTgctaacatcatcatcatcattctagAAGATGTGGAGGAGGAGAAGTCAAAGAAGGTATTTGGACTTCATAAGCATCTGAAAAACAACACGTATCTAAAGTGGAGTGGAAACCCAATAAATAACATGACATTCTGGATTCGTCTTCGGAAAGCTGTGATCGCGAGAAACTGA
- the zgc:154058 gene encoding transmembrane protein 150A-like isoform X1, producing the protein MMVMSGWMFLPISLPVLTITGIWVVYAMALYNQHVCPVDNWLYNQSCEEDLPMQTGPTLCCTLDNVPLISKCGTLPPESCFFSLICSTGSFMVMVIVLLHYAHVIEKRQNCVLNTASLSTGWICSVGLIMVGNFQVDNAKVLHYVGAGMAFPTSVLFVSVQSALTYKLAKTQGEYNMGHLRLIMTLLAFVALVLSGVFFVQESFVLQHASAIFEWVFCVIIMLFYGTFAFEFASISSNTMMVLARGGALGSSSQDHKIESLGRTSQHQPENMSML; encoded by the exons ATGATGGTAATGTCGGGGTGGATGTTTCTGCCCATCAGCCTGCCCGTCCTTACCATCACAGGCATCTGGGTTGT GTATGCTATGGCCCTGTATAACCAGCATGTTTGTCCTGTGGATAACTG GTTATATAACCAGTCATGTGAGGAAGACTTGCCCATGCAGACCGGACCAACACTATGCTGTACCCTGGACAATGTGCCACTCATCAG taagTGTGGCACACTACCTCCAGAGAGCTGCTTCTTCAGCCTTATCTGCAGCACGGGATCCTTCATGG TGATGGTGATAGTTTTGCTGCATTATGCTCATGTGATTGAAAAGCGGCAGAACTGTGTGTTAAACACGGCTAGCCTTTCCACTGGCTGGATCTGCTCTGTGGGACTCATCATGGTGGGCAACTTCCAG GTAGATAATGCAAAGGTGTTACATTATGTTGGGGCCGGCATGGCCTTCCCCACCAGTGTGCTGTTTGTGAGTGTGCAGTCTGCACTCACTTATAAACTGGCCAAGACTCAGGGTGAGTACAATATGGGCCATCTGCGTCTCATCATGACCCTGCTGGCGTTCGTAGCACTGGTGCTCA GTGGAGTTTTTTTCGTCCAGGAGAGTTTTGTCCTGCAGCACGCCTCAGCCATCTTCGAGTGGGTCTTCTGTGTCATCATCATGCTGTTTTACGGGACGTTTGCCTTTGAGTTTGCCAGTATCTCCAGCAACACCATGATGGTCTTGGCCAGAGGAGGAGCTTTAGGTAGCAGCAGCCAAGATCACAAAATTGAGTCCCTCGGTAGAACCAGTCAGCACCAGCCGGAGAACATGTCCATGCTTTAA
- the zgc:154058 gene encoding transmembrane protein 150A-like isoform X2, translated as MALYNQHVCPVDNWLYNQSCEEDLPMQTGPTLCCTLDNVPLISKCGTLPPESCFFSLICSTGSFMVMVIVLLHYAHVIEKRQNCVLNTASLSTGWICSVGLIMVGNFQVDNAKVLHYVGAGMAFPTSVLFVSVQSALTYKLAKTQGEYNMGHLRLIMTLLAFVALVLSGVFFVQESFVLQHASAIFEWVFCVIIMLFYGTFAFEFASISSNTMMVLARGGALGSSSQDHKIESLGRTSQHQPENMSML; from the exons ATGGCCCTGTATAACCAGCATGTTTGTCCTGTGGATAACTG GTTATATAACCAGTCATGTGAGGAAGACTTGCCCATGCAGACCGGACCAACACTATGCTGTACCCTGGACAATGTGCCACTCATCAG taagTGTGGCACACTACCTCCAGAGAGCTGCTTCTTCAGCCTTATCTGCAGCACGGGATCCTTCATGG TGATGGTGATAGTTTTGCTGCATTATGCTCATGTGATTGAAAAGCGGCAGAACTGTGTGTTAAACACGGCTAGCCTTTCCACTGGCTGGATCTGCTCTGTGGGACTCATCATGGTGGGCAACTTCCAG GTAGATAATGCAAAGGTGTTACATTATGTTGGGGCCGGCATGGCCTTCCCCACCAGTGTGCTGTTTGTGAGTGTGCAGTCTGCACTCACTTATAAACTGGCCAAGACTCAGGGTGAGTACAATATGGGCCATCTGCGTCTCATCATGACCCTGCTGGCGTTCGTAGCACTGGTGCTCA GTGGAGTTTTTTTCGTCCAGGAGAGTTTTGTCCTGCAGCACGCCTCAGCCATCTTCGAGTGGGTCTTCTGTGTCATCATCATGCTGTTTTACGGGACGTTTGCCTTTGAGTTTGCCAGTATCTCCAGCAACACCATGATGGTCTTGGCCAGAGGAGGAGCTTTAGGTAGCAGCAGCCAAGATCACAAAATTGAGTCCCTCGGTAGAACCAGTCAGCACCAGCCGGAGAACATGTCCATGCTTTAA
- the zgc:154058 gene encoding transmembrane protein 150A-like isoform X3, which produces MMVMSGWMFLPISLPVLTITGIWVVYAMALYNQHVCPVDNWLYNQSCEEDLPMQTGPTLCCTLDNVPLISKCGTLPPESCFFSLICSTGSFMVMVIVLLHYAHVIEKRQNCVLNTASLSTGWICSVGLIMVGNFQM; this is translated from the exons ATGATGGTAATGTCGGGGTGGATGTTTCTGCCCATCAGCCTGCCCGTCCTTACCATCACAGGCATCTGGGTTGT GTATGCTATGGCCCTGTATAACCAGCATGTTTGTCCTGTGGATAACTG GTTATATAACCAGTCATGTGAGGAAGACTTGCCCATGCAGACCGGACCAACACTATGCTGTACCCTGGACAATGTGCCACTCATCAG taagTGTGGCACACTACCTCCAGAGAGCTGCTTCTTCAGCCTTATCTGCAGCACGGGATCCTTCATGG TGATGGTGATAGTTTTGCTGCATTATGCTCATGTGATTGAAAAGCGGCAGAACTGTGTGTTAAACACGGCTAGCCTTTCCACTGGCTGGATCTGCTCTGTGGGACTCATCATGGTGGGCAACTTCCAG atgtGA
- the ftr14l gene encoding tripartite motif-containing protein 16, with translation MSRRSSVGDQSRYSSLGKFQRSESYEKYSNPRPSSRSSQSSQRSVLCDFCLVKKMKAVKSCLTCLTSFCETHLQAHYEYPALMKHKLVPATGQLKEKICAEHDKLLEVFCRSDQMCVCVLCIMDEHKKHDIVSAAAERTEKQKQLSAKLMSSQQKIDERVKKWQDLMQATESLKHSSQSVLEENERIFTELMQALERRYTDVKEMIQAQESALMIQAERHLSRMEEEITLLKMKHNDLERLSHSEDHIHFLQSWQSLSAPSGYEDLSKVSLAPVHSFDKVKKAISDLKVQVEDVSKLELNKISTAASEVQILQILEPKKRDEFLQHYCQLSLDPLTAHPNLHLSKGNTVVQMSEPKSYPEHPERFDYWQQVMCREAMIGGRYYWEIEWSGTEVDIAVTSKEISRKGNDNVCSFGWTDKSWSLYCSESKCTFMHHSKRISIPLANSSRIGVYLDHKAATLAFYSVSDTMTLLHRVNTSFTQPLYAGFGVWGYGTTVKIL, from the exons ATGTCTCGACGTAGCAGTGTGGGAGACCAGAGCCGTTACAGCTCTCTGGGAAAGTTCCAGAGATCTGAGTCTTATGAAAAATACAGCAACCCCAGACCGAGCAGCCGGAGCAGCCAGAGCAGCCAGCGCAGTGTACTCTGCGATTTCTGCCTGGTGAAAAAGATGAAAGCTGTAAAGTCCTGTCTAACATGTCTGACCTCATTCTGCGAGACTCATCTTCAGGCTCACTATGAGTACCCAGCACTGATGAAGCACAAATTGGTGCCAGCAACAGGGCAGCTGAAGGAAAAGATCTGCGCTGAACATGACAAACTACTGGAGGTCTTCTGTCGCTCGGAtcagatgtgtgtctgtgttctgtgCATCATGGATGAACACAAAAAACACGACATTGTCTCTGCTGCAGCTGAGAGGACTGAGAAACAG AAACAGCTTAGTGCTAAACTGATGAGCTCTCAGCAGAAGATTgatgagagagtgaaaaagtGGCAAGACTTGATGCAGGCTACAGAGTCTCTAAAG CATTCATCTCAGAGTGTGCTGGAGGAGAACGAGAGAATATTCACTGAGTTGATGCAAGCTTTGGAGAGGAGGTACACCGACGTGAAGGAAATGATCCAAGCCCAAGAATCAGCCCTGATGATTCAAGCTGAGAGACACTTGAGCCGAATGGAGGAAGAAATCACATTACTGAAGATGAAACACAATGACCTGGAGAGGCTTTCTCACTCTGAAGATCACATTCATTTCTTACAG AGCTGGCAGTCTCTTTCAGCACCCTCAGGATATGAGGACTTGTCCAAAGTGTCACTGGCCCCGGTTCACTCTTTTGATAAAGTTAAGAAAGCCATATCTGATCTTAAGGTGCAAGTAGAAGATGTAAGCAAGTTAGAACTGAACAAGATCTCAACTGCAG CAAGTGAAGTTCAAATTCTGCAGATTCTGGAACCAAAAAAGAGGGATGAATTTTTACAGC ATTACTGTCAGCTTTCCCTGGATCCTCTAACAGCTCACCCAAACCTCCACCTGTCCAAAGGAAACACAGTCGTGCAGATGAGCGAGCCCAAATCATACCCTGAGCACCCAGAGAGGTTTGACTACTGGCAGCAGGTGATGTGCAGGGAGGCTATGATTGGTGGCCGTTACTACTGGGAGATTGAATGGAGCGGTACAGAAGTGGACATAGCTGTAACCAGCAAAGAAATAAGCAGGAAAGGCAATGACAATGTTTGCAGCTTTGGCTGGACTGACAAATCCTGGAGTCTGTACTGCTCTGAGTCTAAGTGCACCTTCATGCACCACAGCAAGCGTATCTCTATACCATTGGCCAATTCTTCAAGAATAGGAGTATATTTAGACCACAAGGCTGCAACATTGGCATTTTATAGTGTCTCAGACACAATGACTCTCCTCCATAGAGTAAATACCTCTTTCACTCAGCCTCTCTATGCAGGGTTTGGAGTCTGGGGCTATGGAACAACTGTAAAGATACTGTAA
- the LOC132847219 gene encoding toll-like receptor 4 isoform X2 has protein sequence MSRKDLDHTLQVNMIAFCINGGLLPVIFFILIQNGNGEECTKIRNYPHYSCLGRNLTYVPTSIPSSVEKLDFSFNLLPYLQKQLFPPLYDLQVLDLTRCQIQSIADDAFHNVNNVTTLILTGNPISYTAPNGLNSLHKLKRLVLVDTGLFSLNVQLNNLTKLQELNVGSNAIQSIALPRFMINFKDFCVLDLHANKISSLKVSHTTVLREMRGNITLILSINAILHVEPGAFKDIYLKELNIVGAFASFDTMRDGLKALRGLTVGKLLIGNYKLVQKISTSDADYFAGLCMIHFTEIYYYQKESSPSNGRIVHCMVNAMKITLKRGYMTDVEHVPFHQLKELYIGHQYLSVIPNLSHVNSLEKLVLVDNRILAFHGLSDMPKLQYVDLSRNQMILQGCCSLYFRNMRNVRHMNLSRNANIWFSAKPFYGLELIEELDFHHTNLDIIGQFGILQNLKCLKYLDISYTRITFSSYFIFHGLKSLKILKIAGNTFQRNVLNNLFENLTALEVLDMSHCGIDHISSKAFSNLQKLRQLLLSQNKLIILDFLTQPNLQSLTRLAVDQNSISVISLNTLQNIPANLSVFDISSNPFSCFCTKTDFILWIINNQKIFPQSNNILCKTLSSDSEIRVIDFDIEGCVHIRRLTIALCVFAVTFLVFVSLLTYKFQFYLRYGCILLRGYKASRQQEWSYDAFVIYSNKDESWVMDELVENLENGNPPIHLCLHVRDFEAGKAITSNIIDEGIMGSRKVIVVVSKHFIESSWCRFEFEVAQSWLVMQRSANIIIIILEDVEEEKSKKVFGLHKHLKNNTYLKWSGNPINNMTFWIRLRKAVIART, from the exons ATGTCACGGAAAGATTTAGATCATACTTTACAAGTAAATATGATTGCATTTTGTATAAATGGAGGACTACTCCCTGTCATATTTTTCATTCTCATCCAAAATGGAAATGGAGAGGAGTGCACAAAG ATTAGAAACTATCCACACTACTCATGTTTAGGAAGGAATCTCACCTACGTACCTACCAGTATTCCTTCCTCTGTTGAGAAGCTGGATTTCAGTTTTAACTTGTTGCCTTATTTACAAAAGCAGCTGTTTCCTCCACTGTATGATTTGCAGGTCCTGGACCTCACAAG ATGCCAAATCCAGTCCATTGCTGATGATGCTTTCCACAATGTGAACAATGTGACTACTCTGATTCTTACTGGAAATCCCATTTCATATACAGCACCTAACGGCTTGAACTCCTTACACAAATTAAAGAGACTGGTTCTCGTGGACACAGGCCTGTTCTCTTTAAATGTCCAGTTGAACAATCTCACCAAGCTTCAGGAACTAAATGTCGGAAGTAACGCAATTCAATCAATTGCCCTTCCGCGATTCATGATCAACTTTAAGGACTTCTGCGTACTGGACCTGCatgcaaataaaatatcaaGCTTAAAAGTAAGTCACACAACTGTACTGCGAGAGATGAGGGGAAATATCACGCTAATACTCTCCATTAACGCCATATTACACGTTGAACCAGGAGCATTTAAGGATATTTACCTGAAAGAGCTTAACATTGTGGGTGCTTTTGCTTCTTTTGACACAATGAGGGATGGTCTAAAAGCTCTCAGAGGTCTTACTGTTGGAAAACTCCTCATAGGAAATTACAAACTAGTCCAGAAAATAAGCACATCAGACGCTGATTATTTTGCTGGTCTGTGCATGATTCATTTCacagaaatatattattatcaAAAAGAATCGTCACCTTCTAACGGCCGCATTGTTCACTGTATGGTCAATGCAATGAAGATCACTCTAAAAAGAGGATATATGACAGATGTGGAACATGTCCCCTTTCATCAACTTAAAGAACTATACATAGGTCACCAATATTTATCAGTAATACCAAATTTGTCACATGTAAATTCATTAGAAAAGCTGGTGTTGGTTGATAACAGGATACTGGCATTTCATGGTCTGAGTGACATGCCCAAACTCCAGTATGTAGACCTAAGTAGAAACCAAATGATATTACAAGGTTGTTGTTCTTTGTATTTCAGAAACATGCGAAATGTTCGGCACATGAATCTAAGTCGTAACGCAAACATATGGTTCAGTGCAAAACCATTTTATGGTCTTGAATTGATCGAGGAATTAGATTTCCATCACACAAATCTAGATATAATTGGACAATTTGGAATCTTACAAAACCTGAAGTGTctaaaatatttagatatttcataCACTAGAATTACTTTTAGTAGCTATTTTATTTTCCATGGGCTTAAGAGTcttaaaatactgaaaatagCAGGGAATACTTTCCAGAGAAATGTATtgaataatttatttgaaaatcTAACAGCTTTGGAGGTTCTTGATATGTCACACTGTGGCATTGATCATATATCCAGTAAAGCATTCAGTAACCTCCAGAAGCTTAGACAGTTACTTCTTAGTCAAAACAAGTTAATAATTTTGGATTTTTTGACACAGCCAAATCTACAAAGTCTAACACGGCTTGCTGTGGACCAAAATAGTATTTCTGTAATCAGCCTTAATACGCTCCAAAACATACCAGCGAACCTCTCTGTTTTTGACATATCTTCTAATCCATTCAGTTGCTTCTGCAccaaaacagattttattttgtggataataaataatcaaaaaatatTTCCCCAGTCTAATAACATTTTATGTAAAACGCTATCATCTGATTCAGAAATTAGAGTTATTGACTTTGACATTGAAGGCTGTGTACACATCAGAAGGCTGACAATTGCGTTATGTGTATTTGCTGTCACTTTTCTTGTTTTCGTGTCTCTTTTGACCTACAAATTTCAGTTTTATCTGCGCTATGGCTGTATACTGCTAAGAGGTTATAAGGCCTCCAGACAGCAGGAATGGTCTTATGATGCCTTTGTTATCTACTCCAACAAAGATGAATCATGGGTAATGGATGAACTTGTGGAAAATCTAGAAAATGGGAATCCACCCATTCATCTTTGTCTTCATGTACGGGACTTTGAAGCTGGCAAAGCCATTACCTCCAACATTATAGATGAAGGCATCATGGGCAGTCGTAAAGTTATCGTGGTTGTATCTAAACACTTCATCGAGAGCTCCTGGTGTCGTTTTGAATTTGAGGTGGCGCAGTCCTGGCTAGTGATGCAACGTAGTgctaacatcatcatcatcattctagAAGATGTGGAGGAGGAGAAGTCAAAGAAGGTATTTGGACTTCATAAGCATCTGAAAAACAACACGTATCTAAAGTGGAGTGGAAACCCAATAAATAACATGACATTCTGGATTCGTCTTCGGAAAGCTGTGATCGCAAGAACTtga